The uncultured Desulfovibrio sp. genomic interval GCGATTCAGCGCCTCAGTACGCATCGTTTCTTCGTTTTCAAGAGCTTCGCGCAGCTTTTGGTTTTCTTCATCAAGTGCGTCATTTCTGGCTGCCACTGCGGCAGACTCCGCACTGATTTTCGCGTTTTCCGCCTTGAGGCGGTCAAGTCGG includes:
- the zapB gene encoding cell division protein ZapB, giving the protein MELLEQLESQVEALLARLDRLKAENAKISAESAAVAARNDALDEENQKLREALENEETMRTEALNRIDALLRRIQEHDSVE